The Tachyglossus aculeatus isolate mTacAcu1 chromosome 22, mTacAcu1.pri, whole genome shotgun sequence genome window below encodes:
- the LOC119944098 gene encoding macrophage-expressed gene 1 protein-like, with protein MAGFPGMALFLGVLLVALGAVGWAVGGSGFQACQGARPLPVLEVLPGGGWDNLRNTEMGTVMSLNYSQCRTTEDGEYLIPDQVDVVPRRASAVETHSALIEDWLAYVDAFSAAINADVSFLSVLNGKFSAGCQETKTHNVYDQTVTARVQVRHHIYSVKLQPSFSFHPAFRRQVLDIGSHLENSQSQAAAYLAELLVFNYGTHVLTTLEAGASLLQEDQVKRSFVRDQVDQRAEVTASASATFFSRVDVGEGASVSHGDQLTQEYTKNTVDSRIQSHGSVPFYPGITLRKWQEGIPNRLVAIGKSGLPLPFFIQPEALPELPAPTVRRVAAAVQDAIWLYYSVNTHPGCVRPAAPNFNFQANVDDGSCREPATNFTFGGVFQECRPLSGEDGERLCLDFRTRNPLTGAFSCPRGFEPVLLRSEERTAAAPRTECRQQCQKCWLVFQCCRTLCGTLYSPSTVQLRAYWCASGSAGVAPGLLFGGLYSPGSENPRTKSHICPSFFYPLTLFHDLKVCVSSDYEMGAASAVPFGGFFSCQAGNPLAGPREGQSPGLLQDVFHRGRPADHPMKCPGGYSQHRAYLSDGCQILYCLQAGTLFAQRLPTVKLPPFHHPPLLNASLEQTVLVESDGSQAWVRLQGTNRWRPANASSVTELTRLLEARPASGPSGGAVAGLTVAVTVVLAVAIMGVIYRVKRSKIRAGYQEVDCGRLSVEAERYGATVDSPGDGSSPA; from the coding sequence ATGGCTGGCTTCCCGGGCATGGCGCTATTCCTGGGGGTCCTGCTGGTGGCActgggggctgtggggtgggCAGTCGGAGGCTCTGGGTTCCAGGCCTGTCAGGGAGCCCGACCCTTGCCCGTCCTGGAAGTGTTGCCCGGGGGCGGCTGGGACAACCTCCGCAACACGGAGATGGGGACCGTGATGAGCCTCAACTACTCTCAGTGCCGGACCACTGAAGACGGCGAGTACCTCATCCCCGACCAGGTGGACGTGGTGCCGCGGAGGGCGAGCGCCGTGGAGACGCACTCGGCGCTGATCGAGGACTGGCTGGCCTACGTCGACGCCTTCTCGGCCGCCATCAACGCCGACGTCTCCTTCCTCTCCGTGCTCAACGGCAAGTTCTCGGCCGGCTGCCAGGAGACCAAGACCCACAACGTGTACGACCAGACGGTTACCGCCCGCGTGCAGGTGAGGCATCACATCTACTCGGTGAAGCTTCAGCCGTCCTTCTCCTTCCACCCGGCCTTCCGCCGGCAGGTGCTGGACATCGGCAGCCACCTGGAGAACAGCCAGAGCCAGGCGGCCGCATACCTGGCCGAGCTGCTGGTATTCAACTACGGCACCCACGTTCTCACCACGCTGGAGGCCGGGGCCAGCCTGCTCCAGGAGGACCAGGTGAAGCGCTCCTTCGTCCGGGACCAGGTCGACCAGAGGGCCGAAGTGACCGCCTCGGCCTCGGCCACCTTCTTCAGTCGGGTCGACGTGGGCGAAGGGGCTTCCGTGAGCCACGGGGACCAGCTGACGCAGGAGTATACGAAGAATACGGTGGATTCCAGAATCCAGAGCCACGGCAGCGTGCCCTTCTACCCGGGCATCACGCTCCGGAAGTGGCAAGAGGGCATCCCGAACCGACTGGTGGCAATCGGGAAGTCCGGGCTGCCGCTGCCCTTCTTCATCCAGCCCGAGGCGCTGCCCGAGCTCCCGGCTCCGACCGTGAGGCGGGTGGCCGCGGCCGTGCAGGACGCCATCTGGCTCTACTATTCCGTCAACACCCACCCGGGCTGCGTCCGACCCGCCGCCCCCAACTTCAACTTCCAGGCCAACGTGGATGACGGCTCCTGCCGGGAACCCGCGACCAACTTCACCTTCGGGGGCGTCTTCCAGGAGTGCCGCCCGCTCTCCGGGGAGGACGGCGAACGGCTCTGCCTGGACTTCCGGACCCGGAATCCGCTCACAGGGGCCTTCTCCTGCCCGCGGGGCTTCGAGCCCGTTCTGCTGCGCAGCGAGGAACGCACGGCCGCCGCACCCAGGACCGAGTGCCGCCAACAGTGCCAGAAGTGTTGGCTGGTCTTTCAGTGCTGCCGGACCCTCTGTGGTACCCTCTACTCTCCCAGCACGGTGCAGCTCAGGGCGTACTGGTGCGCTTCTGGTTCGGCTGGGGTTGCCCCGGGCCTCCTCTTCGGTGGGCTATACAGCCCCGGTTCTGAGAACCCGCGGACCAAGTCACACATCTGTCCTTCCTTCTTCTACCCTTTGACGCTCTTCCACGACCTGAAAGTGTGCGTCAGCAGCGACTACGAGATGGGCGCCGCCTCCGCCGTCCCCTTTGGAGGCTTCTTCAGCTGCCAGGCGGGCAACCCCTTGGCCGGACCCCGCGAGGGGCAGAGCCCCGGACTCCTGCAGGATGTCTTCCACCGAGGCCGGCCCGCCGACCACCCGATGAAATGCCCCGGTGGGTACAGCCAGCACAGGGCCTACCTCAGCGATGGCTGTCAGATCCTCTACTGCCTCCAGGCCGGGACGCTCTTCGCCCAAAGGTTGCCCACAGTCAAGCTGCCCCCTTTCCACCACCCGCCCCTCCTCAATGCCAGCCTGGAGCAGACGGTCTTGGTGGAGTCTGACGGCAGCCAGGCCTGGGTGAGGCTGCAGGGCACCAACCGCTGGCGGCCCGCCAACGCCAGCTCCGTGACCGAGCTGACTCGGCTCTTGGAAGCGCGGCCCGCCTCCGGACCCAGCGGAGGGGCCGTTGCTGGCCTGACGGTGGCCGTGACCGTGGTCCTGGCAGTAGCCATTATGGGAGTGATCTACCGGGTCAAGCGTTCCAAGATCAGGGCCGGATACCAGGAGGTGGACTGCGGCCGCCTGTCCGTAGAAGCCGAGCGGTATGGGGCTACAGTGGACTCTCCAGGGGATGGGAGCAGTCCTGCCTGA